Proteins from a genomic interval of Bacteroidia bacterium:
- the porV gene encoding type IX secretion system outer membrane channel protein PorV, with product MKRTFWLLVSMYLCSVSLIAQTTSGSDTITAITTAVPFLTICPDAKSGALSEAGVAIADNANAIYWNPSILAFSQKKAGFAVNYTPWLRALNIPDINHGFIPGYLNLGEKGGVIGAAITYFSLGEIQFTNEQGQNIGSFNANEFAFSLAYSHKITEHLAAGTALRYIRSNLAGSMVTSMGSLQPAQSIAGDMNVFYTKDFQIKSGGKALPMNFRFGMNISNIGAKVTYSNTARKDFIPTNLKIGYALKANIDEYNAFTFTNDFNKLLVPSAGGQTQVPLMTGIFSSFSDRKFSEEVSEINVSLGAEYMYNNLFAVRAGYFYEDPLKGGRKFITLGAGLKFRVFTLDFAYLASLLQNHPLQNTLRFSLAFDFE from the coding sequence ATGAAGCGCACTTTTTGGCTGCTTGTGTCAATGTATTTATGCTCGGTTTCGCTAATAGCACAAACCACATCCGGTTCGGATACGATTACGGCAATCACAACGGCTGTTCCATTTCTTACGATTTGCCCGGACGCTAAAAGCGGCGCATTGAGCGAAGCAGGCGTAGCCATTGCCGATAACGCAAATGCTATCTATTGGAACCCGTCTATATTAGCTTTTTCACAAAAAAAGGCCGGCTTTGCTGTCAATTATACCCCTTGGCTACGCGCTTTAAACATTCCCGATATTAACCACGGTTTTATCCCCGGATACCTAAACTTAGGTGAAAAAGGCGGAGTTATCGGTGCCGCAATAACCTATTTTTCGTTGGGCGAAATCCAATTTACAAATGAGCAAGGCCAAAATATCGGTAGCTTTAACGCTAATGAATTTGCTTTTTCCCTCGCTTACTCCCATAAAATAACCGAACATTTAGCAGCCGGAACAGCATTACGCTACATACGCTCAAACCTTGCAGGCTCTATGGTAACTTCTATGGGATCTTTACAACCCGCCCAATCTATTGCCGGCGACATGAATGTGTTCTATACCAAAGACTTCCAAATAAAATCAGGTGGAAAAGCACTTCCCATGAACTTCCGCTTCGGAATGAACATTTCTAATATCGGTGCCAAAGTAACCTATTCAAATACAGCCAGAAAAGACTTTATCCCAACCAACCTAAAAATCGGCTACGCCTTAAAAGCAAATATTGACGAATACAACGCCTTTACATTTACTAATGATTTCAACAAATTATTAGTACCCTCCGCAGGTGGGCAAACCCAAGTACCTCTTATGACCGGTATTTTTAGCAGCTTTAGTGACAGAAAATTCTCCGAAGAAGTGAGCGAAATAAACGTTTCATTGGGTGCTGAGTATATGTATAACAACTTATTTGCGGTACGAGCCGGCTACTTTTATGAAGATCCATTAAAAGGTGGCCGAAAGTTTATCACATTAGGAGCCGGATTAAAATTCCGTGTATTTACCTTAGACTTTGCTTATCTGGCATCTCTGCTTCAAAATCACCCGCTACAAAATACCCTTCGCTTTTCATTAGCATTTGATTTTGAATAA
- a CDS encoding LptF/LptG family permease: MKIIDKYIVRQFISTFLFMVLILILVTLVIDFAEKVDDFIEKKAPLKAVIFDYYMNFIPFIVNLLSPICVFMAVIFFTANLTQRSEIIAMLSGGISLYRLLMPYLAVATVLAIGSFFLNAYVVPISTTKRIDFEYRYVKNYRLFDQRNIHKKIGNNLFLYLYSYNQYTKEGVWFCSEYIEGQDVKKILRAEKIQWDSTRNHWHLGSVSVRSVQGGKEQLTFYPSLDTNINLTPDDIYQRENITKSLDLDQLAQYINREKSRDSDFLESLILEKYERFAFPCAAPILTVIGVALSTRKRRGGIALQLGIGLLLSFCYIFLLFSGRLILADSFPLWLSVWLPNITFAVLGGWLIYKAPK; the protein is encoded by the coding sequence GTGAAAATCATAGATAAATATATCGTTAGGCAATTTATAAGTACTTTTTTGTTTATGGTACTTATCTTGATTTTGGTTACGCTCGTAATAGATTTTGCCGAGAAGGTGGACGACTTTATCGAGAAAAAAGCTCCCCTAAAAGCCGTCATTTTTGACTATTATATGAATTTTATCCCATTTATAGTCAATTTATTAAGCCCAATTTGTGTTTTTATGGCGGTTATATTTTTTACCGCAAACTTAACCCAACGCAGTGAAATCATTGCGATGCTTTCCGGAGGTATCAGTTTATATCGCCTGTTAATGCCCTATTTAGCTGTCGCCACTGTATTGGCAATCGGCTCTTTTTTTCTAAATGCCTACGTTGTACCTATATCTACAACTAAAAGAATTGATTTTGAATACCGATACGTTAAAAACTACAGACTCTTTGACCAACGAAATATTCATAAGAAGATTGGTAATAATTTATTTTTGTATTTGTATTCATACAACCAATATACCAAAGAGGGGGTCTGGTTTTGTTCAGAATATATTGAAGGTCAGGATGTAAAAAAAATACTGCGTGCTGAAAAAATCCAATGGGATTCTACCCGAAATCATTGGCATTTAGGGTCAGTTTCTGTTAGGTCAGTTCAGGGTGGAAAAGAACAATTGACGTTCTATCCATCTTTAGACACTAATATAAATTTGACCCCTGATGATATTTATCAGCGCGAGAATATAACGAAGAGTTTGGATTTAGACCAACTTGCTCAATACATTAACCGTGAAAAATCACGAGATTCGGATTTTTTAGAATCATTAATTTTGGAAAAGTATGAGCGTTTTGCCTTTCCTTGTGCTGCTCCTATCTTAACGGTTATTGGTGTGGCGTTATCTACCCGAAAACGCAGAGGCGGAATTGCATTACAACTTGGAATCGGTTTATTATTAAGTTTTTGCTATATTTTTCTACTATTTTCCGGCAGGCTGATTTTAGCAGATTCTTTTCCACTTTGGCTAAGTGTGTGGCTTCCTAATATTACTTTTGCTGTATTAGGCGGTTGGTTGATTTACAAAGCTCCTAAATAA
- a CDS encoding HD domain-containing protein translates to MAKLKIFNDPVHGFIEVGEPILLSLIDHPYLQRLRRIRQLAFTSWVYPGAVHTRFNHVLGAMHLTRTALETLRNKGIKLTDSEFEATLIAILLHDLGHPPFSHALERVLLPHFHHEELSKALIQNLNNHYFNQELTLALQIFSKQYSRPFLHQLVSSQLDMDRMDYLMRDSFFTGVSEGIVGTERIIKTLTVVNEQLVVEEKGIYSVEKFIIARRLMYWQVYLHKAVLASEKMLVNMVRRAKEIFLQNKPIWTNESLSFFFLLPQNQRIELTDEVLAHYTALDDEDILYAIKQWQHHPDRILSELANRLLNRRLLKLRFQNHPITPTEIAGLQAKFAQKNNLAPNLADFFVFAGEASNLAYLNSDEEPILILTKSGSLTNIATASDISNIEALAKKVVKYYICMPE, encoded by the coding sequence ATGGCGAAGCTCAAGATTTTTAATGATCCTGTTCATGGTTTTATAGAAGTTGGCGAGCCTATTTTGCTTTCGCTGATAGACCACCCCTATTTGCAGCGTCTTCGGCGGATACGTCAGTTGGCATTTACTTCTTGGGTTTACCCTGGTGCAGTTCATACTCGTTTTAACCATGTTTTAGGGGCAATGCACTTGACACGCACCGCCTTAGAAACACTTCGAAATAAAGGTATCAAGCTGACTGATAGTGAGTTTGAAGCAACTTTGATAGCTATACTGCTGCATGACTTAGGGCATCCACCTTTTTCTCACGCCTTAGAGCGCGTTCTGCTGCCACATTTTCACCACGAAGAATTATCCAAAGCACTTATCCAAAATCTAAATAACCACTATTTTAACCAAGAGCTGACGTTAGCACTACAGATTTTTTCAAAACAATATTCCCGTCCCTTTTTGCACCAATTGGTTTCCAGCCAGTTAGATATGGATAGAATGGATTATCTCATGCGGGATAGCTTCTTCACGGGAGTCTCCGAAGGAATTGTGGGCACAGAAAGAATTATCAAAACATTAACAGTTGTAAATGAACAGCTTGTAGTGGAGGAAAAAGGAATTTATTCTGTTGAAAAATTCATTATTGCCAGAAGGCTGATGTATTGGCAAGTATATTTGCACAAAGCGGTATTAGCGTCTGAAAAAATGCTGGTAAATATGGTTCGCAGAGCTAAAGAAATCTTTCTCCAAAACAAACCGATATGGACAAATGAGTCCCTTAGTTTTTTCTTTTTACTTCCTCAAAATCAACGAATTGAACTAACTGATGAGGTTTTAGCACACTATACTGCCTTAGATGATGAAGATATTCTTTACGCCATAAAGCAATGGCAACACCATCCAGACAGGATACTAAGTGAATTAGCTAATCGTCTTTTAAACAGGAGGTTACTGAAACTTAGATTTCAGAATCATCCTATTACGCCTACCGAAATTGCTGGACTTCAAGCAAAATTTGCTCAAAAAAACAATTTAGCTCCTAACCTTGCTGATTTTTTTGTATTCGCCGGCGAAGCCTCTAATTTAGCATACCTAAATTCTGACGAAGAACCTATCTTAATCCTCACCAAGTCCGGCAGCCTAACCAATATCGCTACTGCCTCAGATATATCTAATATCGAGGCATTAGCTAAAAAGGTCGTTAAATATTATATCTGCATGCCGGAATAA
- a CDS encoding TetR/AcrR family transcriptional regulator has translation MQQEFTDRQIEIMEAATNRISKFGIQNLTIKTLAEDIGLSESALYRHFKSKNEILLSLLEYFKTEMKTRIQSISFKPTDTAGDKLRAIFNSQLQTFTNKPAIVSVIFAESIFHFDESLSNKVSEIMDMMQVYVNTNIEEGQKTGAYNKLIGSSTLTTIIIGGMRMTVLKWKLSKHKSNLVKDGKTVLEGILKMIKK, from the coding sequence ATGCAACAAGAATTTACAGACAGACAAATTGAGATAATGGAAGCTGCAACAAATAGAATTTCAAAATTTGGAATTCAAAATTTGACTATTAAAACATTAGCTGAAGACATAGGTTTGTCTGAATCTGCTTTGTATCGCCACTTCAAAAGCAAGAATGAAATCTTATTGAGTTTGTTGGAGTATTTCAAAACCGAAATGAAAACTCGTATTCAGTCTATTTCTTTTAAACCAACGGACACAGCAGGAGATAAATTGAGAGCCATCTTCAATTCTCAATTGCAAACCTTTACCAATAAACCAGCTATTGTAAGTGTCATTTTTGCTGAAAGTATTTTTCATTTTGATGAAAGCCTGAGTAACAAGGTTTCCGAAATAATGGATATGATGCAAGTATATGTAAATACAAATATTGAAGAAGGTCAGAAAACGGGTGCTTACAATAAATTAATTGGTTCTTCTACATTGACTACAATTATTATTGGAGGAATGAGAATGACTGTATTAAAATGGAAACTTTCCAAACATAAATCAAACTTAGTAAAAGATGGAAAAACCGTTTTGGAAGGAATATTAAAAATGATCAAAAAATAA